CTCCAGGGCGTCCAGATTGGTAGCCCGGGCGGTGATCACCGAACCGATGGCAAAGGCAGCGAGGCTGACTTGCAGCAGCAGCTTGCGGCCGAATCGGTCGGATGCCCGTCCCAGCAGCGGCATCGCCGCGATGTAGCCGAGTAGGTAGTAAGTGATGATCGGGGTGATGCGCTGCAGCTGGTTGATCGGAACGCCGATGGTCCCGATGATGTCGCGCATGATCGTGACCACGACGTAGGTGTCGAGGGCGCCAAGGAGTACCGCGAGACTGCCGGCGCTGATGGCGACGCCGCGGCCCGCGCGTTGCGGTGCTGTCACGGCGCGACGGGGGGCTTGGTGACCTGAACCGGGGCGTTCCAGTTCGACAGCGTCAGCTGCAGAGAGTTGCCCGGGCTCTGCTCCAGCTGGGTCTGGACCAGCTGGTGGTCACCGTTTTCCTCGATCCACACCGTCGAGGGCAGCGGTTGCGTTGCCTTCAGTCGCGGCATGATGCCGTTCACCGCGTCTGCCGAGACGGTTCCGGTGATCTTGATGGTGCTTTGCCCACCGACGTTCTCACGGCCCTCGGCCTTCGGGTTGCTCAGGTTGCTCAACACGTTGGCGAGTCCGACCTCGGGCTTGAGGATGGTCGACGGGTCATACAGGTCGGACGCCTTGCCGAAGCTATCCCACTGGCCGGGCGTCAGGGCTCCGTAAAGGATCCCGTCGAGCACGACGAACGGCGCATCGATGTCGGAACCGCCGAAGATGATGCTCGCGTTGCCCTGCGCGGCGGTCTGCGGCGTGGTGGTCAGATCGCCCGTCAGCGACTTGACCGGCAGACCCTTGATCTTGCCGTTGACGGTCAGGGCCAGGTGCACGCTCTTGACGTTCTTGGTGCTCTGGGTGGATTCCTTGATCAAGGTGGCCGCGTCCGGCAGCGGACCGCCGGATTGCTTGGACGACGAGCAGCCGCCGATCAAGGCGGCGCCGATCGACACGGCGGCGAGAACGGCAAGGATGCGGGATACAGGTCGGGGCGTCTGCATAACTTGCAGAGTAGCGGGTCGCGCCGACCGGGCAGAGAAGCGCAAGGTGGGCGGGACGTCGCGCGGGGGACCGCGACTCACTAGCCTGAGGCGGTGTTCACCGGAATCGTTGAAGAGCTGGGTGAGGTCGTCGTTAAGGATGAGCTGGGGGATTCCGCCCGCTTCACCATCCAGGGTCCGGTCGTCACCGCCGACGCCGGGCATGGCGACTCGATCGCGGTCAACGGGGTGTGCCTGACCGTCGTCGAGATACTCCCGGGCGGTCAGTTCACCGCGGACGTGATGGGCGAGACGCTCAGCCGGTCCAGCCTGGGTCGCCTCGTCGCTGGTAGCCCGGTCAATCTGGAGCGGGCCGCGGCCCTGAACAGTCGCCTGGGCGGGCACATCGTGCAGGGTCACGTCGACGGCACCGGAAAAATCCTCAGTCGCACGCCCACCGACAACTGGGAAGTGGTCCGAATCGGGCTGCCCGTCGAGCTGGCCCGGTATGTCGTGGAGAAGGGATCGATCACCGTCGACGGCATCTCGCTGACGGTGTCCGCCCTCGGCGACGACTGGTTCGAGGTGTCGCTGATCCCGACCACCCGCGAACTGACCACGCTCGGGCCGGCCGAAGCCGGGACTCAGGTGAACCTGGAAGTGGACGTCATCGCCAAATACGTGGAGCGACTACTGCACGCGAAGTCGGTCTAGCGGCGAAAGACTGGGTCGTTGTCGATGTGGCGCCTGTGCGGATGGGGCAACGCCTGGGGCGGACCCTGATCGCCGGGCCCTTGCGCGCCCGGCGCGGGATCGGGGCTCGATGGTTGTCCCGGGTCGTCCGCCGCAATGATCGACGGGCTCGCGGATACCGCCGGGCCGGTGAGGACAGCGCCGACGAGCAAAGCGCCGGCGAGGCCAAGACCACAGGTCAAGGCGCGCAAGGTGCGCATCGCGGGCAACGTCGCCATGAAGCCACAGTAGCGCCGAAAGCACGCCCCGTGGCCGATATGTGTGAGTCGTGTTTGAGGTTGCACTGAATTGTCGGCAGACCGTCATCCGCGCGAAAGGTGCTGTCGAGCTTGGAAAAGGCAACGCCCGCTCCGCCTGGTCGGCGAAGCGGGCGTCTGGTGGGTGAATCTTTACAGCGGGATCCAAACTCCGAAGAAGTTGAAGCCCCACTGATTGAATTGTGGGTTCCAGAACGGGTTTTCCTGGTAGCCCCAGTAGTTGATCGGGCCGTCGCTCCACCGTCCACCCGGTGGCGGAAGCGGCCGATTCCAGGCCGGTCGAGGAGGCTCGCCGCCACCCCACGGTGCCGGCCCGTTGCCCCACGGCGCTCCGCGGAAGTACCCGCGGTGGTCGTCGCCGTGCCATGGTCCTGGCCCGCTCATTCCATGCGGTCCGGGTCCACCAGGTCCGTGCGGTCCCGGCCCACCTGGCCCACCCGGTCCGCCCGGACCAGGCCCGCCGGGTCCGTGGCCACCGGGTCCGGGACCACCCGGTCCGCCCGGCCCGTGGCCGCCCCCGCCGCCCGGCTCCTGCGGCGCGGGTGCGTGATTGACGGCGGGGGCGCCATGGCCGCCCGGTAGTGGCCCGGGCGCGGCGCTGGCAATTCCGGTGCCCACCCCCAGTGCGGCTGCGCCAAGGGCACCGGCTATTCCTGCGCCGGCGATCAGTTGCCTCAATGTCATGGTCCTTCACCTACCTTCTCGGTATTCGGCGGACGTTCCCCCACGACTTGAACATTAAATAGCTAAGCTATGAATTAGCTACGCGCCGGCTCTGGAAACCTTCTGCGGATGAGTCGCTGTGACGAAAGTGCTCACTGAGTGAGCAGCGGCAATAACTCATCCGACGTGGTGGTTCATACTGGAGACAACACCTGAGGACGTCAGGTGTGTTTCATTGACAAGGTGGCTGCGATGACGAGGTTGGACTCGGTCGAGCGCGCGATCGCCGACATCGCGGCGGGCAAGGCGGTCGTCGTCGTCGACGACGAGGACCGGGAGAACGAAGGCGATCTCATCTTCGCGGCCGAGAAGGCGACCCCTGAGCTGGTCGCGTTCATGGTGCGCTACACGTCCGGCTACCTGTGTGTGCCGCTGGACGGCGAAATCTGCGACCGGCTCGGTCTGCTGCCGATGTATGCGGTCAATCAGGACAAGCACGGCACCGCGTACACGGTGACGGTGGATGCCAAAAACGGTGTCGGAACCGGTATTTCGGCGTCCGACCGGGCGACCACCATGAAGCTGCTCGCCGACCCGGCCAGCGTCGCCGACGACTTCACCCGGCCCGGGCACGTAGTTCCGTTGCGCGCCAAGGATGGTGGCGTGCTCCGTCGTCCCGGCCACACCGAAGCCGCGGTCGACCTGGCCCGGATGGCGGGTCTCTCGCCGGCCGGCGCGATCTGCGAGGTCGTCAGCCAGAAGGACGAAGGCGCGATGGCGCAGACCGACGAGCTGCGGGTCTTCGCCGACGAGCACGATCTCGCGCTGATCGCCATCGCCGACCTGATCGAATACCGCCGCAAGCACGAGAAGCACATCGAGCGGATTGCCGAGGCGCGCATCCCGACCCGGCACGGTGAATTCCGTGCGGTCGGCTACAGCAGCATCTACGAGGACGTCGAGCACGTGGCGTTGGTCCGCGGTGAGATCGCCGGTCCCAACTACGACGGCGATGATGTGCTGGTGCGTGTCCACTCCGAATGCCTGACCGGAGACGTGTTCGGGTCACGCCGCTGCGACTGCGGTCCGCAACTGGACGCCGCGATGGCGATGGTCGCCCGCGAAGGCCGGGGTGTGGTGCTCTACATGCGCGGCCACGAGGGCCGCGGCATCGGCCTGATGCACAAGCTGCAGGCCTACCAGTTGCAGGACGCCGGTGATGACACCGTCGACGCCAACCTCAAGCTCGGATTGCCCGCCGACGCAAGGGATTACGGAACCGGTGCGCAGATCCTGGTTGACCTTGGTGTGCGCTCCATGCGGCTGCTGACCAACAACCCAGCAAAGCGGGTCGGCCTCGACGGCTACGGGCTGCACATCCTCGAGCGCGTGCCGTTGCCGGTGCGGGTCAACGCGGAGAACATCCGCTATCTGATGACCAAGCGCGACCGGATGGGCCACGACCTTGCCGGGCTGGACGACTACCACGAATCCATCAATCTGCCAGGCGAATTCGGCGGCGCTCTGTGACCGCCGGCGACGAATCAGAGCGCAGCGATGCCAAGGAGCGGCGCTTATGAGCGGTGCCGGGGTACCCGACATCGCGTCGCAGGACGCTTCGGCACTCACGTTGGCGATCGTGGTGAGCACGTGGCACAGCAAGATCTGCAACCAGCTGCTCGATCGCGCTCAACTGGTCGCGGACCAGTGGGGCGTCAAGAACCCCACCGTCGTGCGGGTGCGTGGTGCGATCGAGATTCCAGTGGTCGCGCAGGCACTCGCCCGTGACCACGACGCAGTGGTCGCGCTCGGCGTGGTGATCCGCGGCCAGACACCGCATTTCGACTACGTCTGCGACGCGGTGACGCAGGGTCTCACCCGGGTTTCGCTGGACGAGTCGACCCCGGTGGCCAACGGGGTGCTGACCACCAACGACGAAGCGCAGGCCCTCGACCGGGCGGGCCTGCCCGATTCCGCCGAGGACAACGGTGGCCAGGCGACGGCCGCGGCGCTGAGCACCGCGCTGACTCTGCGCCAGCTGCACGGAAAGTCGTGACCGCCCGATCCGACCAGGACACCTGGGATGTGCAGCTGCGGCCACGCCTGACGCCGTATGTCGCCTACGCCGTGGCGGCCGTTCTCGTCGTCGCGCATGTGGCGATCGGCCTGCTGCTCAAGATGGGGTCCACCGGGGTGATCTTCCAGACCTCCGACCAGATCGCGATGGCTGTGCTCGGCGTCGTGCTTGCGGGGCTCGTGCTGCTGTTCGCGCGGCCGCGGCTACGGGTCGGCGCGGCCGGGCTGTCGGTGCGCAACGTGCTCAGCGACCGGCTGGTGCCCTGGGGTGAGTTGGTGGGTGTGTCCTTTCCCGTGGGGGCCCGCTGGGCACGGATCGATCTGCCCGACGACGAGTACATCCCGCTGATGGCGATCCAGTCCGTCGATAAGGATCGCGCCGTGGCGGCCATGGACGCCGTGCGGAAGCTGCTGGCGCACTACCGGCCTGATCTGGCGTCGCACTGATCAGCGCTCGCCGTGTCTGGCGTCGAATGTGCGGCTGGC
The sequence above is a segment of the Candidatus Mycobacterium wuenschmannii genome. Coding sequences within it:
- a CDS encoding LppX_LprAFG lipoprotein is translated as MQTPRPVSRILAVLAAVSIGAALIGGCSSSKQSGGPLPDAATLIKESTQSTKNVKSVHLALTVNGKIKGLPVKSLTGDLTTTPQTAAQGNASIIFGGSDIDAPFVVLDGILYGALTPGQWDSFGKASDLYDPSTILKPEVGLANVLSNLSNPKAEGRENVGGQSTIKITGTVSADAVNGIMPRLKATQPLPSTVWIEENGDHQLVQTQLEQSPGNSLQLTLSNWNAPVQVTKPPVAP
- a CDS encoding riboflavin synthase; translated protein: MFTGIVEELGEVVVKDELGDSARFTIQGPVVTADAGHGDSIAVNGVCLTVVEILPGGQFTADVMGETLSRSSLGRLVAGSPVNLERAAALNSRLGGHIVQGHVDGTGKILSRTPTDNWEVVRIGLPVELARYVVEKGSITVDGISLTVSALGDDWFEVSLIPTTRELTTLGPAEAGTQVNLEVDVIAKYVERLLHAKSV
- a CDS encoding chitin-binding protein; amino-acid sequence: MTLRQLIAGAGIAGALGAAALGVGTGIASAAPGPLPGGHGAPAVNHAPAPQEPGGGGGHGPGGPGGPGPGGHGPGGPGPGGPGGPGGPGPHGPGGPGPHGMSGPGPWHGDDHRGYFRGAPWGNGPAPWGGGEPPRPAWNRPLPPPGGRWSDGPINYWGYQENPFWNPQFNQWGFNFFGVWIPL
- a CDS encoding bifunctional 3,4-dihydroxy-2-butanone-4-phosphate synthase/GTP cyclohydrolase II → MTRLDSVERAIADIAAGKAVVVVDDEDRENEGDLIFAAEKATPELVAFMVRYTSGYLCVPLDGEICDRLGLLPMYAVNQDKHGTAYTVTVDAKNGVGTGISASDRATTMKLLADPASVADDFTRPGHVVPLRAKDGGVLRRPGHTEAAVDLARMAGLSPAGAICEVVSQKDEGAMAQTDELRVFADEHDLALIAIADLIEYRRKHEKHIERIAEARIPTRHGEFRAVGYSSIYEDVEHVALVRGEIAGPNYDGDDVLVRVHSECLTGDVFGSRRCDCGPQLDAAMAMVAREGRGVVLYMRGHEGRGIGLMHKLQAYQLQDAGDDTVDANLKLGLPADARDYGTGAQILVDLGVRSMRLLTNNPAKRVGLDGYGLHILERVPLPVRVNAENIRYLMTKRDRMGHDLAGLDDYHESINLPGEFGGAL
- the ribH gene encoding 6,7-dimethyl-8-ribityllumazine synthase; this translates as MSGAGVPDIASQDASALTLAIVVSTWHSKICNQLLDRAQLVADQWGVKNPTVVRVRGAIEIPVVAQALARDHDAVVALGVVIRGQTPHFDYVCDAVTQGLTRVSLDESTPVANGVLTTNDEAQALDRAGLPDSAEDNGGQATAAALSTALTLRQLHGKS
- a CDS encoding PH domain-containing protein; this encodes MTARSDQDTWDVQLRPRLTPYVAYAVAAVLVVAHVAIGLLLKMGSTGVIFQTSDQIAMAVLGVVLAGLVLLFARPRLRVGAAGLSVRNVLSDRLVPWGELVGVSFPVGARWARIDLPDDEYIPLMAIQSVDKDRAVAAMDAVRKLLAHYRPDLASH